Proteins encoded in a region of the Sphingopyxis sp. OAS728 genome:
- a CDS encoding molybdenum ABC transporter ATP-binding protein codes for MAIDIHVTRRLGERTIAARFSAGPGLTALFGPSGAGKTSILNMVAGLLKPDRGHIRIGDRTLFDGAIDLPPEARRVGYVFQDGRLFPHRRVRANLTYGHDLAHPANRWMGLDEAVQFLGIGDLLGRWPQSLSGGEAQRVAIGRALLAGPEILLMDEPLSSLDAARRGDIMTVIERIRDELELPILYVSHDRAEVDRLATQVVAIGE; via the coding sequence ATGGCGATTGATATCCACGTCACCCGCCGTCTCGGTGAGCGCACCATCGCCGCGCGTTTCTCCGCCGGGCCGGGGCTGACCGCGCTGTTCGGCCCGTCGGGCGCGGGAAAGACGAGCATCCTCAATATGGTCGCCGGGCTGCTCAAACCCGATCGCGGCCACATCCGCATCGGCGATCGAACCCTGTTCGACGGCGCGATCGACCTGCCGCCCGAGGCGCGCCGCGTCGGCTATGTCTTTCAGGACGGCCGGCTGTTTCCGCACCGGCGCGTGCGCGCGAACCTCACCTATGGTCATGATCTCGCCCATCCCGCGAACCGCTGGATGGGTCTCGACGAGGCGGTGCAATTCCTCGGCATCGGCGACCTGCTCGGCCGTTGGCCGCAGAGCCTGTCGGGCGGTGAGGCACAGCGCGTCGCGATCGGTCGCGCCTTGCTCGCGGGTCCCGAAATCCTGCTGATGGACGAACCCTTGTCATCGCTCGACGCCGCGCGGCGCGGTGATATCATGACGGTGATCGAACGGATTCGCGACGAGCTCGAACTGCCGATCCTCTACGTCAGCCACGACCGCGCCGAGGTCGACCGGCTTGCGACGCAGGTGGTGGCGATCGGCGAATAA
- the modB gene encoding molybdate ABC transporter permease subunit, translating into MLSPEEWGIVALSLKVGGVAVLATLPIAFALAWLLARYRFPGRVVLDALVHLPLVLPPVVTGWLLLIAFGPFGPIGRWLESWFGVTLMFRWTGAALAAAIMALPLMVRAMRLSIEGIDRRLEGAARTLGATPWHSFWTISLPLALPGVLAALVLGFARSIGEFGATITFVSNIPGETRTLPLAIYSALQVPGGEAMVTRLALLSVALSLGALVLSEYLVRRTHGGRVRHGD; encoded by the coding sequence ATGCTGTCACCCGAGGAGTGGGGGATCGTCGCGCTGTCGCTGAAGGTCGGCGGCGTCGCGGTGCTTGCCACGCTTCCCATCGCCTTCGCGCTCGCCTGGCTTCTCGCGCGTTATCGTTTCCCCGGGCGCGTCGTGCTCGATGCGCTCGTCCACCTGCCGCTCGTCCTGCCGCCTGTCGTCACCGGCTGGCTCCTGCTCATCGCCTTTGGTCCGTTCGGCCCGATTGGGCGCTGGCTCGAAAGTTGGTTCGGTGTGACGCTGATGTTCCGCTGGACCGGAGCCGCGCTCGCCGCCGCGATCATGGCGCTGCCGCTGATGGTGCGCGCGATGCGGCTGTCGATCGAGGGAATCGACCGGCGGCTCGAGGGCGCGGCGCGCACGCTCGGCGCGACGCCCTGGCACAGCTTCTGGACGATCAGCCTGCCGCTTGCGCTGCCCGGCGTGCTCGCGGCGCTCGTCCTCGGCTTCGCGCGCTCGATCGGCGAGTTTGGCGCGACGATCACCTTCGTATCGAACATTCCCGGCGAGACGCGCACGCTGCCGCTCGCCATCTATTCGGCGCTGCAGGTGCCGGGGGGCGAGGCGATGGTGACGCGCCTCGCGCTGCTCTCGGTCGCGCTCTCGCTCGGCGCGCTCGTCCTGTCCGAATATCTGGTGCGTCGTACCCATGGCGGGAGGGTGCGGCATGGCGATTGA
- the modA gene encoding molybdate ABC transporter substrate-binding protein, whose translation MARALHLLALLLAILLAPVATAQERGPVVLAAASLQESLTEAANAWAAKGHAKPVLSFAASSALARQAIAGAPADLFLSADEEWMDAVAKAGLLRAGTRTTLLGNRLVLIAPTSSKVRLTPARGFALAKALGAGRLALADPDAVPAGKYAKAALTHLGVWVGVAAKVAPAENVRAAMALVERGAAPLGIVYATDARASKAVRVVGTFPAASHPPIRYPVALLKASRHRDAAGFRAFLLSKQGRAIFVRHGFSAP comes from the coding sequence ATGGCTCGCGCCCTTCACCTGCTCGCCCTGCTGCTGGCGATTCTCCTTGCGCCCGTCGCGACGGCGCAGGAGCGCGGCCCGGTGGTGCTCGCGGCGGCCAGCCTGCAGGAGTCGCTGACCGAGGCGGCCAATGCTTGGGCGGCAAAGGGTCACGCCAAACCCGTGCTCTCTTTCGCCGCTTCGTCGGCTCTGGCGCGGCAGGCGATCGCGGGCGCGCCCGCCGATCTTTTCCTGTCGGCTGACGAGGAATGGATGGACGCGGTGGCAAAAGCGGGCCTGCTCCGCGCCGGCACGCGCACCACCTTGCTCGGCAACCGCCTTGTGCTGATCGCGCCGACTTCGAGCAAGGTCCGCCTGACCCCGGCACGCGGGTTCGCGCTCGCCAAGGCGCTCGGCGCGGGCCGCCTCGCACTCGCCGATCCCGACGCCGTGCCCGCGGGCAAATATGCCAAGGCCGCGCTCACGCATCTCGGCGTCTGGGTCGGCGTCGCTGCCAAGGTCGCTCCGGCAGAAAATGTCCGCGCTGCGATGGCGCTCGTCGAACGCGGCGCCGCGCCGCTCGGCATCGTCTATGCGACCGACGCGCGCGCGTCGAAAGCGGTGCGCGTCGTGGGCACCTTTCCTGCCGCCAGCCACCCGCCGATACGCTATCCCGTCGCACTGCTGAAGGCTTCGCGGCACAGGGATGCGGCGGGCTTCCGTGCCTTCCTCCTGTCGAAGCAGGGCCGCGCGATCTTCGTGCGCCACGGCTTCTCGGCGCCTTGA
- a CDS encoding PepSY-associated TM helix domain-containing protein: MTDINRVPLYRTIWRWHFYAGLFVIPFVLLLSATGAAYLFKPEIDRWEERAWRDLPTAGAVDADAQVAAALAANPGASFHYYRIPEAPGDAAVIHIGLPGGAMRDVAVSPQGRVIGSADPDQRISAWLSRIHGTLLIGRTGRLLVELAASWAIVMMLTGLYLWWPRGRGAAGVVWPRLSLGGRTALRDLHVVTGFWVSGLALVLLFTALPWTEVWASGLRTVRAEMGWVSGVQDWKGGADPHAAHDHHAMAAAQPAGPPPRARLDYILLRARSEHMPAPAIIQPPGAPNAFGPPNGNVWTLTTLTQNRPLVRKVSYDPETSLEIARSGFAEKHAIDRAVGYGIAWHEGQLFGFANQLIGVATALALFTLAISGFLMWRRRKPDDALGAPSQPRDPAKLKGVAALILILAAFLPLLAASLILLWIVERLIIPRLPRTARWLGVATTARARL; encoded by the coding sequence ATGACCGACATCAACCGGGTTCCGCTCTATCGCACGATCTGGCGCTGGCATTTCTATGCCGGGCTGTTCGTCATCCCCTTCGTGCTTCTGCTCTCGGCAACGGGCGCCGCCTATCTGTTCAAGCCTGAGATCGACCGGTGGGAGGAGCGCGCATGGCGCGACCTCCCGACGGCAGGCGCGGTCGACGCCGATGCGCAGGTCGCCGCCGCGCTCGCCGCCAACCCCGGCGCGAGCTTCCACTACTACCGCATTCCCGAAGCGCCGGGCGATGCCGCGGTGATCCATATCGGCCTGCCGGGCGGCGCCATGCGCGATGTCGCCGTGTCGCCGCAGGGCCGCGTGATCGGCTCAGCCGATCCCGACCAGCGCATCTCCGCCTGGCTCTCGCGCATCCACGGCACGCTCCTGATCGGCCGCACCGGCCGCCTGCTCGTCGAACTCGCCGCGAGCTGGGCGATCGTGATGATGCTGACCGGCCTCTATCTCTGGTGGCCGCGCGGACGCGGGGCGGCGGGCGTCGTTTGGCCGCGCCTGTCGCTCGGCGGCCGCACCGCGCTGCGCGATCTCCACGTGGTGACGGGCTTCTGGGTGTCGGGCCTCGCGCTGGTCCTGCTCTTCACGGCGTTGCCATGGACCGAGGTCTGGGCGAGCGGGCTTCGCACCGTCCGCGCCGAGATGGGCTGGGTGTCGGGCGTGCAGGACTGGAAGGGCGGCGCCGACCCGCATGCCGCGCACGATCATCACGCGATGGCGGCGGCGCAGCCCGCGGGGCCGCCGCCGCGTGCGCGCCTCGACTATATCCTGCTCCGCGCCCGCAGCGAACATATGCCTGCGCCCGCGATCATCCAGCCGCCCGGCGCGCCCAACGCCTTCGGTCCGCCGAACGGCAATGTCTGGACGCTGACCACGCTCACCCAAAACCGGCCGCTGGTGCGCAAGGTCAGCTACGATCCCGAAACCAGCCTCGAAATCGCGCGCAGCGGCTTTGCCGAGAAACATGCGATCGACCGCGCAGTCGGTTATGGCATCGCGTGGCATGAGGGGCAGCTCTTCGGCTTTGCCAACCAGCTGATCGGCGTCGCAACCGCGCTCGCGCTGTTCACGCTCGCGATATCGGGCTTCCTGATGTGGCGCCGCCGCAAGCCCGACGACGCGCTCGGGGCGCCGTCGCAGCCGCGCGATCCGGCGAAGCTCAAGGGTGTCGCTGCGCTGATCCTGATCCTCGCGGCGTTTCTTCCTTTGCTCGCCGCCTCGCTGATCCTCCTCTGGATCGTCGAGCGCCTCATCATCCCGCGCCTGCCGCGCACCGCGCGCTGGCTTGGCGTTGCGACAACGGCCCGCGCGCGCCTATAG
- a CDS encoding TonB-dependent receptor family protein, giving the protein MKTRIHGAAPLLALATCLVAAPAHAEEGDSTIIVTAPTATDAAEARAAQTPGGTDIVSYEDYADKSVVSLRDTLAFSPGVYLQPRYGQEVRLSIRGSGLSRGFHMRGLTLLQDGVPINLADDNGDFQELEPIFFDHLEVWRGANALRFGSGTLGGAINGVTPTGRTAQGIYLRADLGSFDSARGLVSAGVASDRVDAWGAISADRSDGDRNHAKRRSLRFQGNVGLKLSDVVSTRFYASINNINQQLPGALTRAEALSTPRNANVGAVAGDQGRDIDSLRLQNRTTFDWGALRLEVGGFVNAKSLHHPIFQLIDQKSVDVGTFFRADYATGPIEVTFGGEIRRGTTDARQFVNNGGRRGALTFDADQKAQTATLYSEVRVRSVEALTLIAGGVYADGWRKRTVNFSSTPATDGRIDFDAFSPKFGLLFEPAADIQLFANYSRSAEFPGFGEVFQTIGTPPTSTVVSDIRPQRAWTAEIGTRGKRGFANWDFAFYRSTLKGELLQFTTNSNIPAATFNADRTLHQGVEAGLDLTPTGWLRLRQVYTYSDFRFRDDAQFGDNRLPVVPTHVYRAELRLGTDALHIAPNLEWIPDGPFADYRNQVRTPGYALIGITGGATIRNGIDAFVDFRNITGKKAIGDISAAITVTPTSAIYYPVERRAVSAGIRARF; this is encoded by the coding sequence ATGAAAACCCGTATCCATGGGGCGGCGCCGTTGCTGGCGCTTGCGACCTGCCTTGTCGCCGCTCCGGCCCATGCCGAAGAGGGTGATTCGACCATCATCGTCACCGCACCCACCGCCACCGACGCCGCCGAAGCGCGCGCCGCGCAAACGCCCGGCGGCACCGATATCGTCTCCTATGAAGATTATGCCGACAAATCGGTCGTGAGCCTGCGCGACACGCTCGCCTTCTCTCCCGGCGTCTATCTCCAGCCGCGTTATGGGCAGGAGGTCCGCCTCTCGATCCGCGGCTCGGGCCTCTCGCGCGGCTTTCATATGCGCGGGCTGACGCTGCTGCAGGACGGGGTTCCGATCAATCTCGCCGACGACAATGGCGATTTCCAGGAGCTCGAGCCGATCTTTTTCGACCATCTCGAAGTCTGGCGCGGCGCCAATGCGCTGCGCTTCGGATCGGGCACATTGGGCGGCGCGATCAACGGGGTGACCCCGACCGGGCGTACGGCGCAGGGCATCTACCTGCGGGCCGACCTGGGCAGCTTCGACAGCGCGCGCGGTCTCGTCTCGGCGGGCGTCGCGAGCGATCGGGTCGATGCGTGGGGGGCGATCAGCGCCGACCGTTCGGACGGCGACCGCAACCATGCAAAACGCCGCAGCCTGCGCTTCCAGGGCAATGTCGGGCTGAAGCTCAGCGATGTCGTGAGCACGCGCTTCTATGCGAGCATCAACAACATCAATCAGCAACTCCCCGGCGCGCTGACGCGGGCCGAGGCGCTTTCGACCCCGCGCAACGCCAACGTCGGCGCGGTCGCCGGCGATCAGGGACGCGACATCGACTCGCTGCGCCTCCAGAACCGCACGACCTTCGACTGGGGCGCTTTACGGCTCGAGGTCGGCGGCTTCGTCAACGCCAAGTCGCTCCATCACCCGATCTTCCAGCTCATCGATCAGAAATCGGTCGATGTCGGCACCTTCTTCCGCGCCGACTATGCGACCGGCCCGATCGAGGTCACCTTCGGCGGTGAAATCCGCCGCGGCACCACCGACGCGCGCCAGTTCGTGAACAATGGCGGGCGCCGCGGCGCGCTGACCTTCGACGCCGACCAGAAGGCGCAGACCGCGACGCTTTATAGCGAGGTGCGAGTGCGGTCGGTCGAGGCGCTCACCCTGATCGCGGGCGGCGTCTATGCCGATGGCTGGCGCAAGCGGACGGTCAATTTTTCGAGCACCCCCGCGACCGACGGCCGGATCGACTTCGACGCCTTCTCGCCCAAATTCGGCCTGCTGTTCGAACCCGCCGCCGATATCCAGCTCTTCGCCAATTACAGCCGTTCGGCCGAATTTCCGGGCTTCGGCGAAGTGTTCCAGACGATCGGCACCCCGCCGACGAGCACTGTGGTTTCGGACATCCGCCCGCAACGCGCCTGGACCGCCGAGATCGGCACGCGCGGCAAGCGCGGTTTTGCGAACTGGGATTTCGCCTTCTACCGCTCGACACTGAAGGGCGAATTGCTCCAGTTCACGACGAACAGCAATATTCCGGCGGCAACCTTCAACGCCGACAGAACGCTACACCAAGGCGTCGAAGCGGGGCTCGACCTCACGCCCACCGGCTGGCTGCGCCTGCGGCAAGTCTACACCTACAGCGACTTCCGCTTCCGCGATGACGCCCAGTTCGGCGACAATCGCCTGCCGGTTGTCCCGACGCATGTCTATCGCGCCGAACTCCGCCTCGGCACCGACGCGCTCCATATCGCGCCGAACCTCGAATGGATCCCCGACGGACCCTTCGCCGACTATCGCAATCAGGTCCGGACCCCCGGCTATGCGCTGATCGGCATCACCGGCGGCGCGACGATTAGGAACGGCATCGATGCCTTCGTCGACTTTCGCAACATCACCGGCAAGAAAGCGATCGGCGATATCAGCGCCGCAATTACCGTTACGCCGACGTCGGCGATCTATTATCCGGTCGAACGCCGCGCGGTCTCCGCCGGCATTCGCGCGCGGTTCTAG
- a CDS encoding sterol desaturase family protein codes for MAKRDYLQNLMRDLESHTEVRRFGSGWLSGFFGLLFAIAGFFMVIALRFPDWFATPELEIIKNWGGFRGVVHATLLISYGLSLLSLLLRPRKVLGLTALMIGLAAILVGGSNVQPQETRDWGIFFGLDFFVVNLLVTGFMFAPLERAFPHRRTQRLFRTEWREDLFYYLVSTMFVQVLGFLALAPSTIINENTSNWETFRAGVASLPWIVQFAIVLVASDMAQYFFHRTFHRYPFLWGFHAVHHSAKSMDWLAGSRMHFVEIILLRSITSLPLFTLGFAPSVMQAYIGFVYVWSSLLHANVGGNFNRLGHWIATPRFHHWHHGLEREAFDVNFAIHFPWIDKMFGTFHLPKDRWPENYGIPEDVPRSYWGQFLYPWTRTGKKTDETPAE; via the coding sequence ATGGCAAAGCGTGATTATCTTCAGAACCTGATGCGCGACCTCGAATCGCACACCGAGGTGCGGCGGTTCGGCAGCGGTTGGCTGTCGGGCTTTTTCGGGCTGCTCTTTGCTATCGCCGGTTTCTTCATGGTGATCGCGCTGCGCTTCCCCGACTGGTTCGCGACCCCCGAACTCGAGATCATCAAGAATTGGGGCGGTTTCCGCGGCGTCGTCCACGCGACGCTATTGATCAGCTACGGCCTGTCACTGCTCAGCCTGCTGCTGCGACCACGCAAAGTGCTTGGCCTCACCGCGCTGATGATCGGTCTCGCCGCGATTCTCGTCGGCGGATCGAACGTCCAGCCGCAGGAAACGCGCGACTGGGGCATCTTCTTCGGGCTCGACTTTTTCGTCGTGAACCTGCTCGTCACCGGCTTCATGTTCGCGCCGCTCGAACGTGCCTTCCCGCACCGGCGGACACAGCGGCTGTTCCGCACCGAATGGCGCGAGGATCTTTTCTATTATCTGGTCAGCACGATGTTCGTGCAGGTGCTGGGCTTCCTCGCGCTCGCACCCTCCACGATTATCAACGAGAATACGAGCAATTGGGAAACGTTCCGCGCCGGGGTCGCGTCACTGCCGTGGATCGTCCAGTTCGCCATCGTGCTCGTTGCGTCGGACATGGCGCAATATTTCTTCCACCGCACCTTCCACCGCTACCCCTTCCTCTGGGGCTTCCATGCGGTGCACCACAGCGCGAAGTCGATGGACTGGCTCGCGGGGTCGCGGATGCATTTCGTCGAGATCATCCTGCTCCGCTCGATCACCTCGCTGCCGCTCTTCACGTTGGGCTTCGCGCCATCGGTGATGCAGGCCTATATCGGCTTCGTCTATGTCTGGTCGTCACTGCTCCACGCCAATGTCGGGGGCAATTTCAACCGGCTCGGCCACTGGATCGCGACCCCGCGCTTCCATCACTGGCACCATGGGCTCGAGCGCGAGGCGTTCGACGTCAATTTCGCGATCCATTTCCCGTGGATCGACAAGATGTTCGGCACCTTCCATTTGCCGAAGGACCGCTGGCCCGAAAATTACGGCATCCCCGAAGATGTGCCGCGCAGCTATTGGGGCCAGTTCCTCTATCCTTGGACGCGCACGGGCAAGAAGACCGACGAGACGCCGGCGGAATAG
- the ligA gene encoding NAD-dependent DNA ligase LigA: MTEIESLSQADAANELMRLAKQIAYHSKRYHAEDAPEISDADYDALVRRNNELEAAFPALIRADSPNSQVGAAVEASPLAKVTHAQRMMSLDNAFAAEDVEEFAARVRRFLNLDAGAVVAMTAEDKIDGLSCSLRYEKGKLVQAATRGDGSVGEDVTANVRHIADIPQELKGAAPDVFEIRGEVYMAKADFTALNARLMEEGRALAAQREQEFDPATVRQFANPRNAAAGSLRQKDASVTASRPLRFLAHGWGEVSALPADTQFDVMKAIERWGAPVSPLLKRYESVDEILAHYAEIERRRADMDYDIDGVVYKVDSLAWQQRLGFVAKAPRWAIAHKFPAERAQTTLEAIDIQVGRTGKLTPVGRLVPVTVGGVVVSNVTLHNRDEIGRLGVRPGDRVVIQRAGDVIPQVVENLTRDEDRVPYIFPDHCPVCNSEAVAEEGEVDVRCTGGLICNAQKFERLRHFVSRGALDIEGLGEKSIQEFLDLGWLDKGPADIFRLKSHRADLLGREGWKEKSVDNLFAAIEAKRTPDAARLLFGLGIRHIGAVTARDLLKGVGDIALLPEKAAGIQAYIDSNPQGEGESAGKFVTRKMDAIKAILEVRADGIGPAVAEALTDFFHEPHNRDLWEDLLSEVSPPPYVVETRESEVSGMTVVFTGKLETMSRDEAKAQAEALGAKAAGSVSAKTDLVVAGPGAGSKLKQASALGIKVIDEAQWAEIVAAAG, translated from the coding sequence ATGACCGAAATCGAATCCCTTTCGCAGGCCGACGCCGCCAATGAACTGATGCGGCTGGCGAAGCAGATCGCCTATCACAGCAAACGCTATCATGCCGAGGATGCGCCCGAGATTTCGGACGCCGATTACGACGCGCTCGTCCGCCGCAACAACGAACTCGAAGCCGCCTTTCCGGCGCTGATCCGCGCCGACAGCCCGAACAGCCAAGTCGGCGCGGCGGTCGAGGCATCGCCGCTCGCCAAGGTCACGCACGCCCAGCGGATGATGAGCCTCGACAATGCCTTCGCCGCCGAGGATGTCGAGGAATTCGCCGCGCGCGTGCGGCGCTTCCTCAATCTCGACGCCGGCGCGGTCGTCGCGATGACCGCCGAGGACAAGATCGACGGCCTCTCCTGCTCGCTGCGCTACGAAAAGGGCAAGCTCGTGCAGGCGGCGACGCGCGGCGACGGCAGCGTCGGCGAGGATGTGACCGCGAATGTCCGCCACATCGCCGATATCCCGCAGGAGCTGAAGGGCGCCGCGCCCGACGTGTTCGAGATCCGCGGCGAAGTCTATATGGCCAAGGCCGATTTCACGGCACTCAACGCACGACTGATGGAGGAGGGCAGGGCGCTCGCCGCGCAGCGCGAACAGGAGTTCGACCCCGCCACCGTCCGCCAGTTCGCCAACCCGCGCAACGCCGCCGCGGGTTCGCTCCGCCAGAAGGACGCGAGCGTCACCGCGTCGCGTCCGTTGCGTTTCCTCGCGCACGGCTGGGGCGAAGTCAGTGCGCTGCCCGCCGATACCCAATTTGATGTGATGAAGGCGATCGAACGCTGGGGCGCCCCGGTGTCGCCGCTGCTCAAACGTTATGAATCGGTCGACGAGATCCTCGCCCATTATGCCGAGATAGAGCGCCGCCGCGCCGACATGGATTATGACATCGACGGCGTCGTCTACAAGGTCGACAGCCTCGCCTGGCAGCAGCGCCTCGGCTTCGTCGCCAAGGCGCCGCGCTGGGCCATCGCGCATAAATTCCCCGCCGAACGCGCGCAGACCACGCTCGAAGCCATCGACATCCAGGTCGGCCGCACCGGCAAGCTGACCCCCGTCGGCCGCCTCGTCCCCGTCACCGTCGGCGGTGTCGTCGTGTCGAACGTCACGCTCCACAACCGCGACGAGATCGGCCGATTGGGGGTGCGCCCCGGCGACCGCGTCGTCATCCAGCGCGCGGGCGACGTGATCCCGCAGGTCGTCGAGAACCTGACCCGCGACGAGGATCGCGTGCCGTACATCTTCCCCGACCATTGCCCCGTCTGCAACAGCGAGGCGGTCGCCGAGGAGGGCGAAGTCGACGTGCGCTGCACCGGCGGCCTCATCTGCAACGCGCAAAAGTTCGAGCGCCTCCGCCACTTCGTCAGCCGTGGCGCGCTCGATATCGAAGGGCTCGGCGAGAAGAGCATCCAAGAGTTCCTCGACCTCGGCTGGCTCGACAAGGGCCCCGCCGATATCTTCCGGTTGAAAAGCCACCGCGCCGACCTGCTCGGGCGCGAGGGCTGGAAGGAAAAGTCGGTCGATAATCTCTTCGCCGCGATCGAAGCCAAACGCACGCCCGACGCCGCGCGGCTGCTCTTCGGCCTCGGCATCCGCCACATCGGCGCGGTGACCGCGCGCGACCTGCTAAAGGGGGTCGGCGATATCGCACTGCTTCCCGAAAAGGCGGCCGGGATTCAGGCGTATATCGACTCGAACCCGCAGGGCGAGGGCGAATCCGCGGGCAAATTCGTCACGCGCAAGATGGACGCCATCAAAGCGATTCTCGAAGTCCGCGCCGACGGCATCGGCCCGGCGGTCGCTGAGGCGCTCACCGATTTTTTCCACGAACCGCACAACCGCGACTTGTGGGAGGATCTCCTCTCCGAAGTCTCGCCGCCACCCTATGTCGTCGAGACGCGCGAGAGCGAGGTGTCGGGCATGACCGTCGTTTTCACGGGCAAGCTCGAGACGATGAGCCGCGACGAGGCGAAGGCGCAGGCCGAAGCGCTGGGCGCCAAGGCCGCGGGCAGCGTCAGCGCGAAAACCGACCTCGTGGTTGCGGGGCCGGGAGCGGGGTCGAAACTCAAGCAGGCGAGCGCGCTTGGCATCAAGGTGATCGACGAAGCTCAATGGGCGGAGATTGTCGCGGCGGCGGGTTAG
- a CDS encoding putative quinol monooxygenase, whose protein sequence is MAALLAMVAALLPATKLRALEAKMEEADPQYGLLGQMMAQPGKRAELVAILSEGTGEMPGNIAYLIGEDSANPDAIWIVELWDSKDAHAASLGLPAVQAAIKKGRPLIAGFGTRAEFKPVAKTGA, encoded by the coding sequence ATGGCCGCGCTGCTGGCCATGGTCGCCGCATTGCTCCCCGCCACGAAATTGCGTGCTCTGGAGGCCAAGATGGAAGAAGCCGATCCCCAATATGGCCTGCTCGGCCAGATGATGGCGCAGCCCGGCAAGCGCGCCGAACTCGTCGCGATCCTGTCCGAAGGCACCGGCGAAATGCCGGGCAATATCGCCTATCTGATCGGCGAGGACAGCGCGAACCCGGACGCGATCTGGATCGTCGAACTATGGGACAGCAAGGACGCGCACGCCGCCTCGCTCGGGCTTCCCGCGGTGCAGGCGGCGATCAAAAAGGGTCGTCCGCTTATCGCAGGATTTGGTACTCGCGCCGAGTTCAAGCCGGTGGCAAAGACCGGTGCATGA
- a CDS encoding GNAT family N-acetyltransferase — MALHALDRPVWNMLTGRQAHLAEGDGPAVRIDRGYGVFGAAPDTSAEAQAALAALVPDEGEIWIVEDEPWPVPPGTREVKRAILAQMVAEGAPPSPRDGEPAILPLGDDDAPEMTALAEHAKPGPWGPKTHRYGPFFGIRENGRLLAMAGQRILVPGMAEVSGVSTWEDCRGRGLARALIGHVMREMVARGEMPFLHSYADNAGAIALYESLGFRIRREVHVLVIAK; from the coding sequence ATGGCATTGCATGCGCTCGACCGCCCGGTCTGGAATATGCTCACCGGGCGGCAGGCGCATCTCGCCGAGGGTGATGGCCCGGCGGTGCGGATTGACCGCGGCTATGGCGTTTTCGGCGCGGCTCCCGACACCAGCGCAGAGGCGCAGGCTGCGCTCGCGGCCCTGGTGCCGGACGAAGGCGAAATCTGGATCGTCGAGGACGAGCCCTGGCCGGTGCCCCCCGGCACGCGCGAGGTAAAGCGCGCTATCCTCGCGCAAATGGTCGCCGAGGGTGCGCCGCCGTCGCCGCGCGATGGCGAGCCCGCGATCCTCCCGCTTGGCGACGACGATGCGCCCGAAATGACCGCGCTCGCCGAGCATGCCAAGCCCGGACCCTGGGGTCCGAAAACCCACCGCTACGGTCCGTTTTTCGGTATCCGGGAAAACGGCCGACTGCTTGCAATGGCGGGACAGCGGATCCTTGTTCCCGGGATGGCCGAGGTCAGCGGCGTGTCGACGTGGGAGGATTGTCGTGGCCGCGGGCTTGCGCGCGCGCTCATCGGCCATGTGATGCGCGAAATGGTCGCGCGCGGCGAAATGCCGTTCCTGCACAGCTATGCCGACAATGCCGGCGCGATTGCGCTTTATGAATCGCTCGGCTTTCGCATCCGGCGCGAGGTACATGTGCTGGTGATCGCGAAATGA